The region CATATTCGTCAATTCAACACCATTACCAATCGATTCAACATCAACACCATAGGTTCCCCCTCGCAGCCCTCCCCAAATCTCCAACAAATTCCACCATGTTCTATATGGGGCAACTTTGGTGCTACAGGAAGCAACTTTGTAGTAGATTACCTACCATGATTACCTATTTACTCAAGCACTTCTACTTCTAAGTTGGCTACCAGTACCATCAAGTTGCCACATATCACCTATAAAGTTGCCTATCATGACTGCCTACCAACTAAATGTTTTCCCTAAGTTGGGGGTGATGACTGACAAGTTGTATGACATCGCTTCTAAAGTTGCATAACGTCATCTCTAAGTTGCATAACATGACCTAGTGAGTATCCTAAACATTGTTCTAACTTGCCTACAAGTACTTTCTAGTACTATAAGGAACTTAGCTTTAGAGGCAGACAAATCTTAGAAACAACGATGGGCAATTTTTCATTTTACGGTAGGCAACTCGTTAGTGACGGCACAACTAATCATCATTGGTCGGCGACTAATTTACAAGATAAGGCAACTTGTCAATCACAATAGGCGACTAAATTCAAAATCTGCAATGACCGATGATAGGCAACTTAGAGATAATGGTAGGCATCTGAGCATCAGCGCGTAGACAACCTAGCCTCTGTGTTGGGCAAAGTTAGGAGAAAGTTAGACAAATTCATTAGTACACATAGTGCAATGAACTGTATATCACTAGAGTTGCCTCCGTTAGGAGGAAAGTTGCTTTGAAAGTGTTGTAAAGTTGATACCCCTGGAAGATTCGCCACTTTCCTAGGACAACAAAAGTGATGTGAAGTTGCCAACCCCCAGACAACTTACCACTTGTCGCAGGCAACTAACGGATGTTATTTAGACAACTTCGCTTCTATCCCCCTAGACAACAAAACTGATGCGAAGTTTGCCACCCCCAACAACTAGTCTCTTCGCTCCACGCAATTAGTGGTTGTTGTTTAGGAAACTTTGATTTTATACCAGCCAAATAGTGATTGTTATTTACACAACTTCATCTCTAACCCTAACGACGGACTAGTGACGATGGGGTGGAAGCTGAGGGGCAAGGAGCTGCTGAAGGTGATAGCGTAAACGTGCCTTGTACCAAACAACTAATGGTGTTGATTATGGTACAATAGAAATGGTTTGCTTGTTTGATGAACTGAACAAAAAGTTATTTCAGTGTATCAAATTAGTGGACAAAAAAAATCTAAGAAGGTTAGGTGCTTTAGGCAAGTAATGTTTATATGTAAGCAATATATCCTATTGGAAATAGCAACTTTTGTAAAAATTAAATTAATTTGTTGCTAAAACATATCTTTGGGAAACTCGCGTCAGCATCTCTAGCAACTAACTATTGGGTAAGTTTTAAGGACGGGTAAAATAAAATCTAACCCTCAGGAGCGGATCTCTGGGCAACTCGCGCCAGCATTTCTAGCAACTAACTATCATGAACTGGGCAAGTTTTGACCACTTTTGGCACAAAAACNNNNNNNNNNNNNNNNNNNNNNNNNNNNNNNNNNNNNNNNNNNNNNNNNNNNNNNNNNNNNNNNNNNNNNNNNNNNNNNNNNNNNNNNNNNNNNNNNNNNNNNNNNNNNNNNNNNNNNNNNNNNNNNNNNNNNNNNNNNNNNNNNNNNNNNNNNNNNNNNNNNNNNNNNNNNNNNNNNNNNNNNNNNNNNNNNNNNNNNNNNNNNNNNNNNNNNNNNNNNNNNNNNNNNNNNNNNNNNNNNNNNNNNCCCCCGCCCGCGGCATCCCACAGATGTTGATCTCTAGGCAACTATCATGAGTTATGCAAACTTGGGACAGTATGGCAACCTATAATCATTGGTGAGGTGGGCTTATATAGCATAGTGCACATACTTCCACAAAAACCAATCCAATGTGAAATCCCACTGACCAAACACATATTCGACATATAACTACTACTCTCAAATCTCCCATATATACTAGATCATTTATTGAAGGAAAATTCCTGATATTATTAGTCAAGTTTAGTGCAAAAAAATTGACTAAAAAACAATATTTTTCGCTGGACCTAGAATGCACAAGAAATTTATACATTGTAGGACAGATCATAAGCCTACAATATTGAGAATGCAGCAACAAAAACTACAGTCAATACATAAAAAAACATAATATAGTCAACACTCTACTGTCTAGTATATACATCAATCTTAAAAATGCAAAATGTTGTAACTACTACAACACCAATTCATATCAATAACGTAAGAGGCACATCATACACATTGGTTATCTATGACGGCACCTATAATTTTTATTCCACGCCCAACTATATGCTCTTAAAAGACCAAGAACAAAACCACAACAATCCAGACTCCTCAATGTATGCAACCGATGCAATCCCAGGCTGCATTTAGGATAGTGCATATAAGTGTCCAATCTTGGATAAAAGAAGAGGTACAGTGTGTCAATGATTTAATCACTGTATCACCTCATTGATTGGTTTTGCACGGAAAATGAAAAGAGTTGTCTCCTTATTGACATAAGCTTGCCTAACTGTTGGTTGCAACTTGCCCGCTTGCAGAGAAAAAAGAAAATTCGTTCTCCCCTTCCTCTTACTATCCGAACGATAGCGGCAATTCATATCAATAGTTAGGCAAGTTTTTGTACAACAAAAAAATTGCAGGCTTTGCAGGAAAGCATCTGGCAACTACTCATACCGCAAACTCTAGCAAACTCGCATCAAATCTCCATGAAACTCGCGGTCACGCCTGCGGCAACTCAACATACGCGCTTTGGCAAATCCAAAACTGGTTCAGAAGTCAGAACGCCTCACCCCGTGAACGAAGCGCTAGAGGGGAATCTATAGTGATGTACTGCGGGTCTGCGCCGCATCCACCCCGCCGCAATTCTTGCCGTTGTCTACAAACCTGTGGGGAACCAACATCAACCTCCCCAATACACCGTCATATCCGAGGATTCGAGTGGAAGAAGTCGCATGCATGCGTGCAGAATTGGGCTCGAGATGCTCACTGGCGATTTGCTTGACTGCTGATGAAGGCGCTACAGGCGAGATGGTCACGTTGTCGCACGGACGCACGGGTCCCTCCTCCATCCCTCGCGCCTGCACGAACACGTCGCACACAGGAAGCAGCGCCGCCCAGNNNNNNNNNNNNNNNNNNNNNNNNNNNNNNNNNNNNNNNNNNNNNNNNNNNNNNNNNNNNNNNNNNNNNNNNNNNNNNNNNNNNNNNNNNNNNNNNNNNNNNNNNNNNNNNNNNNNNNNNNNNNNNNNNNNNNNNNNNNNNNNNNNNNNNNNNNNNNNNNNNNNNNNNNNNNNNNNNNNNNNNNNNNNNNNNNNNNNNNNNNNNNNNNNNNNNNNNNNNNNNNNNNNNNNNNNNNNNNNNNNNNNNNNNNNNNNNNNNNNNNNNNNNNNNNNNNNNNNNNNNNNNNNNNNNNNNNNNNNNNNNNNNNNNNNNNNNNNNNNNNNNNNNNNNNNNNNNNNNNNNNNNNNNNNNNNNNNNNNNNNNNNNNNNNNNNNNNNNNNNNNNNNNNNNNNNNNNNNNNNNNNNNNNNNNNNNNNNNNNNNNNNNNNNNNNNNNNNNNNNNNNNNNNNNNNNNNNNNNNNNNNNNNNNNNNNNNNNNNNNNNNNNNNNNNNNNNNNNNNGCCGGGCGGAGCGCGGCGGACGAGCGCGTGGCCAGGAGGAGGAGCGGAGCTGCAGTAGAGTGGATAAGGCGCGGGAGGAAAAGATGGGGACGATTTGCTCCGTAAGCCCGACAGTGCGGCACCTGGTGAGTGGTGACTGGATCACGATCCGACGGCCCGGAAGGGTGTGTGTGCTCGAGACAGCTAAATATTGCAGCTGCACTAATTAGCATTTACGTTGCAATATATGCATCTTCTATTGGTTGATCACCAAATATTCCTGCGACGGTCACATGCTTCCAAATTGTCACCAAACTCACACTTCAGCTCTTTGTTTTTCTCTCTGTGGCCGGATAGCGACAACGCTTTGAGCCCAGCTTAGTTTGTCTTCTGCGTACGGCCGGCCCCGGTTATTTTTATAGGACCTACATCGAAATTCCGGGTCGTGGCTGATGATTTCATTCATAAACAGCTCTTTATTCTAGCGACGATCGCGTCCTAATTTTCCACCACTCTTcaccgagaagctagagaacaatccAAGAAAACATGGCGGCCAGCAACGGCGGCGCGCTCCCTGTGGTGGATCTGGCGCCGTTCTTCGCCGGGGAAGGCGCTGAGGAAGTGGGCGCACGGGCCCGGGCCACCGAAGCCATGCGCGCGGCGTGCCAGGCCACCGGGTTCTTCCGCGCGGTGAACCACGGCGTGCCGCGGGAACTCATGGCGCGCGCGCTCGACCTGTCGGCGGCGTTCTTCGCGCTCCCGGACGAGGAGAAGGCCAAGGTCCGGCCCGCCGAGGGCGCCTCCGCCGCGCCGCTCCCGGTAGGGTACGCGCGGCAGTCGGCGCAGTCCGCCGACAAGAACGAGTACCTGCTCCTCTTCAACCCCAAGCTCGGGCTCAACCACTACCCCGCCGAACCAGCCGGACTCAGGTTAGTCCTCCATACTCTGTTTCAATGGTGAATTCTGATTGTACTAGTGCTTAGCAACTCTGCTTCAGTTCTAAATTGTGAGTGTGCCAGAGAGACAGGCAGAACTCCATTTTTTCCCCTTTGCATCGACTTTCCCCTGTCTTATAAACTGAAAGAAAAATAATTCATCTTCAGGGATGCGCTGGAGGAGTGCTACGCCAAGCTCACCGAGCTGGGGCTGCTCATCCAGGACATCCTGAGCGAGTGCATGGGCCTGCCGCCAGGCTTCCTCGCCGAGTACAACGCCGACCGCGGCTTGGACTTCCTCACCGCGCTTCGCTACTTCCCGGCGACATCCTCCGAGGAGATCAACGGCATCAGCGCGCACGAGGACGGCAACTGCGTCACCTTCGTCCTGCAGGACGGCGTCGGGGGCCTGGAGGTGCTCGGGCAAGACGGCCGCTGGGTCCCGGCAGAGCCCGTGGAGGGCAGCATCGTCGTCAACGTGGGCGACGTCCTGCAGGTGCTGAGCAACAAGAAGTTCAAGAGCGCCACGCATAGGGTGGTGAGGAGGCCCGGGGCGCACCGCCACTCGatcgccttcttcctcaacctccacGGCGACAAGTGGGTCGAGCCGCTGCCCGAGTTCGCGTGCCACGCCGGCGAGCCGCCGCGGTACAGAGGGTTCCAGTATAATGAGTATATGCAGCTGCGCATGAGGAACAAGACACACCCGCCGTCCAGGCCCGAGGATGTCGTCCAAATCACCCATTACGAGATCTAGCTCGCAAAATCTTGCTTCCAGTCCATGATCCATGGCGTACTCTACCTTTTTTCTCTGTAGTGTCTCAAATTTCAGTTCGTGCTCTGTTTGTCGTGTGAACGGAACGGTGAAGCGTAGTTCAGTCGAAGCATTGGATTGTTACAACCCAACCCAAAGAAGAAGATGGGTGGAATCACCTCCTCACCTAAGCAGAAGAATCTAGCGGCATGTGAGCGGTTTGTTTTCTAATCTAATTAGC is a window of Triticum dicoccoides isolate Atlit2015 ecotype Zavitan chromosome 2B, WEW_v2.0, whole genome shotgun sequence DNA encoding:
- the LOC119368634 gene encoding sexual differentiation process protein isp7-like, with amino-acid sequence MAASNGGALPVVDLAPFFAGEGAEEVGARARATEAMRAACQATGFFRAVNHGVPRELMARALDLSAAFFALPDEEKAKVRPAEGASAAPLPVGYARQSAQSADKNEYLLLFNPKLGLNHYPAEPAGLRDALEECYAKLTELGLLIQDILSECMGLPPGFLAEYNADRGLDFLTALRYFPATSSEEINGISAHEDGNCVTFVLQDGVGGLEVLGQDGRWVPAEPVEGSIVVNVGDVLQVLSNKKFKSATHRVVRRPGAHRHSIAFFLNLHGDKWVEPLPEFACHAGEPPRYRGFQYNEYMQLRMRNKTHPPSRPEDVVQITHYEI